Proteins encoded within one genomic window of Gemmatimonadales bacterium:
- a CDS encoding DUF1634 domain-containing protein, whose amino-acid sequence MKDADVQRAVGNLLRGGVLLAAAVVLAGGVVFLWRHGTALPDYRTFRGEPLDLRELGGIVRDAF is encoded by the coding sequence GTGAAGGACGCAGACGTCCAGCGCGCCGTGGGCAATCTGCTGCGCGGCGGGGTGCTGCTCGCGGCGGCCGTCGTGCTGGCCGGCGGCGTGGTCTTCCTGTGGCGCCACGGCACGGCGCTGCCGGATTACCGCACCTTCCGCGGCGAGCCGCTCGACCTTCGGGAGCTCGGCGGCATCGTGCGGGACGCGTTC
- a CDS encoding sulfite exporter TauE/SafE family protein: MNTLVFGGTIAAAAFCAGFLGSLTGLGGGFIITPVLTLVFGADIRYAIGASLISIIATSSGAAAAYVKEGFTNLRVGMLLEIATVVGALVGASLTTVLPTRALIILFGLVLLVSAYLTTRPHAEHLTAALPPDPLASRLRLDSEYPTAGGPVRYRVRHVPGGFALMWVAGVLSGLLGIGSGAVKVLAMDQVMYLPFKVSTATSNFMIGVTAAASAGIYLRHGYVDPGLAMPVMLGVLAGSLVGARLLFGARTDRLRLLFAVALVAVAVEMIYKGVAGGR, translated from the coding sequence TTGAACACCCTCGTCTTCGGCGGTACCATCGCGGCGGCGGCGTTCTGCGCCGGCTTCCTGGGTTCCCTCACGGGCCTGGGCGGCGGGTTCATCATCACCCCGGTGCTGACGCTGGTCTTCGGCGCCGACATCCGCTACGCCATCGGCGCCTCGCTGATCTCGATCATCGCCACCAGCTCCGGCGCTGCGGCGGCCTACGTGAAGGAGGGGTTCACCAATCTCCGCGTCGGCATGCTGCTGGAGATCGCCACGGTGGTAGGCGCGCTCGTGGGCGCCTCGCTGACCACCGTGCTCCCCACCCGCGCGCTGATCATCCTGTTCGGGCTGGTGCTGCTGGTCTCGGCGTACCTCACCACGCGTCCCCACGCCGAGCACCTGACGGCCGCCCTGCCGCCGGACCCCCTGGCCTCGCGGCTGCGGCTGGATTCGGAGTACCCCACGGCGGGCGGGCCGGTGCGCTATCGCGTGCGCCACGTGCCGGGCGGGTTCGCGCTGATGTGGGTGGCGGGCGTGCTGTCGGGGCTGCTGGGCATCGGCTCGGGCGCCGTCAAGGTGCTGGCGATGGACCAGGTGATGTACCTGCCGTTCAAGGTGTCCACGGCCACCAGCAACTTCATGATCGGCGTCACCGCCGCGGCGAGCGCCGGCATCTACCTGCGCCACGGCTACGTGGACCCGGGCCTCGCGATGCCGGTCATGCTCGGCGTCCTCGCCGGGTCGCTCGTCGGAGCGCGGCTGCTCTTCGGGGCGCGGACCGACCGCCTCAGGCTGCTGTTCGCCGTCGCCCTCGTGGCCGTCGCGGTCGAGATGATCTACAAGGGCGTGGCGGGGGGCCGGTAG
- a CDS encoding YpdA family putative bacillithiol disulfide reductase, with product MSAGRDVEDVVIAGAGPIGLACAISAKQHGADPLVVDAGSVVNSVVHYPVGMTFFTTPDLLEIGGHPLACAGQKPTREETLKYYRGVVRSEGLRVRTYTTLESAVREGDLLVCALRDRHESYRQPCRRLVLATGYYDHANLLGVPGEQLPHVSHRFDEAHRSFGLDVVVIGGKNSAIEAALELYRAGARVTLVYRRPEFKPTVKYWLKPDIENRIKAGEIAARLGAEVLAIDDRAVAIRVAHGREERLPSDRVYALTGYHPDFDLFRRVGIAVDESTGRPQCDPETLETNVPGVHLAGSITAGRATSEIFIENGRFDGERIFGAAPARNPRTGSA from the coding sequence ATGTCGGCTGGCCGCGACGTAGAGGACGTCGTCATCGCCGGAGCCGGGCCCATCGGGCTCGCCTGCGCCATTTCCGCCAAGCAGCACGGCGCCGATCCGCTCGTGGTGGACGCCGGCTCCGTGGTCAACTCGGTCGTCCACTATCCGGTGGGCATGACGTTCTTCACCACGCCCGACCTGCTGGAGATCGGCGGCCACCCGCTGGCGTGCGCGGGGCAGAAACCGACGCGCGAGGAGACGCTCAAGTACTACCGCGGCGTGGTCCGCTCCGAGGGCCTGCGCGTCCGGACGTACACCACGCTGGAGAGCGCGGTCCGGGAAGGGGACCTGCTCGTGTGCGCGCTGCGCGACCGGCACGAGTCGTACCGGCAGCCGTGCCGGCGGCTCGTGCTCGCCACGGGCTACTACGACCACGCCAACCTGCTGGGCGTGCCCGGCGAGCAGCTGCCCCACGTCAGCCATCGCTTCGACGAGGCGCACCGGTCCTTCGGGCTCGACGTCGTCGTGATCGGAGGGAAGAACTCCGCCATCGAGGCCGCCCTGGAGCTCTACCGGGCCGGGGCGCGGGTCACCCTGGTCTACCGGCGCCCGGAGTTCAAGCCCACGGTCAAGTACTGGCTCAAGCCCGACATCGAAAATCGCATCAAGGCGGGCGAGATCGCGGCGCGGCTCGGCGCCGAGGTGCTCGCCATCGACGACCGGGCGGTCGCGATCCGCGTTGCCCACGGCCGCGAGGAGCGCCTGCCGTCGGACCGCGTGTACGCCTTGACCGGCTATCACCCCGACTTCGACCTGTTCCGGCGCGTCGGCATCGCGGTGGACGAATCCACCGGGCGCCCGCAGTGCGACCCGGAGACGCTGGAGACCAACGTGCCCGGCGTGCACCTCGCGGGCAGCATCACGGCCGGCCGCGCCACGTCCGAGATCTTCATCGAGAACGGCCGGTTCGACGGCGAGCGGATCTTCGGCGCGGCGCCCGCGCGAAACCCCAGGACCGGGAGCGCGTAG